Below is a window of Halolamina sp. CBA1230 DNA.
CGCGTTCCTCGCGAACCTGCTCGCGACGTTCGGCGACAAGGGGCAGCTGGTGGTGATCACGCTCGCGACGCGGTACGACGCCAAGGCGGTCTTTTTCGGCGCGATGGGCGCCTTCACGCTCTGGTCGGCGCTGGAGGTCGCGTTCGGCCAGTACGTCGTCGCGGTGCTGCCCGCGGGCGTCGTGACGCTGCTCACCGGCGGCCTGTTCGTCGTCTTCGGGGTCTGGACCGCTCGATCCGCCAGCAGGGGGCTCCGCGACGGCGACGCCTCCCGGTCGATAACGTCCGGGACCGGGCTCGACGTCGGGCTCTCGGGACGGCTCGTCCCGGACGCGCTGCTCGTCCGGGCCGGGAGCTACGGCGGTCTGCTCGTTGGGTTCCTGTTCGTGCTGTTCGCGGAGTTCGGCGACAAGACCCAGCTGCTGACGATCAACCTCGCGGCGACGTTCCCCGACGCCCCCGTCTCGGTGTTCGTCGGCGTGATC
It encodes the following:
- a CDS encoding TMEM165/GDT1 family protein — protein: MPGAIALPLQSGLDGVVARYADHGPLAAAFLANLLATFGDKGQLVVITLATRYDAKAVFFGAMGAFTLWSALEVAFGQYVVAVLPAGVVTLLTGGLFVVFGVWTARSASRGLRDGDASRSITSGTGLDVGLSGRLVPDALLVRAGSYGGLLVGFLFVLFAEFGDKTQLLTINLAATFPDAPVSVFVGVIAALALRTGVDAAIGGKVEAVLPTAYIEAGAAVVFLAFGAVVLGAPTAVLYAALAGLTVAAGIGLARRR